The DNA window GACGGTAGTATCTCCTATCTGCGCCATAGGCCCGCCCCAGACCGTTATCCCGTGGTTTTGCTCCAATGGACCCCCATTCGGAAAGTTTGACCGCACAAAAACGGAAACTTTGAAATCCTCACCACAGTTCCCGGAAAATAGCTTGCATCCTGGCCGCCGTCCTGTAGAGTTCACGCACTGACTGCGGGGTGGAGCAGCCCGGTAGCTCGTCAGGCTCATAACCTGAAGGTCGTTGGTTCAAATCCAACCCCCGCTACCAATTTTTCGGGCCTGAAATGATGAATTTCAGGCCCGTTTTTATTGGCTTTTCTGAACTTGTCCCAAAAATGCGCCTTCATTGAAACGTCAAGAAATAAAATGAAATTTCTCGAACATTTACACACACATTCACACACACAAGGTCAGAAATCAGCCCGGCAGCTCGTCCGGTTTGCGCACTGAAGAGCTATGGTCCAACTTTTTTTCGGAGAAAGTTGCCCCTCTGTGTGTGTGATGTGTGTGTGGAACGGACGGTCAGATGAGCCGCCTGAACTCAAAGAACTCGATGGGCTCAACCAGGCTCTGGATCCCCGCAGGCGCAGGAGGCGGCATCAACTCGGTGGGCATGAGGCGCGCGTATTTCTGCCAGGCTTCCTCCCAGTTGCCGAAGCCCCACTTGGCGTGATGCGTCATGTTCTCGTAGATCGCCCTCGAGGGCCTCGTGGCCTCGTGCATGACCGTGAGCTTGATCTCACGCGCCTGTTGCCGGCGCAGGGCCGCGGCCCCGGCGAACTTCGGCGTGGCGGCGCTGGTCCCTGACCACAGACACCAGCGGCCCGTGGCGTCCGGCGAGTAGACGCGATCGCCCCACATCACGCAGAGAACCCCTGCCCCGTCGCCTGACCACGCCGCCGGCTTCCCGGACCGGTGCGCGGCGCCGATGATGCAGCAGTCGGCCAGGAGCCGTTGCGGGTAGACGATATCGTCGTCTTTGTCGTTGTCATCGTCGTTGCCCGCGGCGCCGACATCGAGGGACCCGATCTCGGCCTGGAGCGCGGCGTACCGCTGGGCCCAGTCGGCCCATTCGATCTGGGCGTAGTACTCGCCCATGATGTCGTCCATGTCCCACTGGCCCCAGGACCGCGAGACCACGTCCGGCCGCTCCTCCCGGATCACGTCGAGGATGCGTTCCTCGGAACCGGGGATGAACCGGGCGTTCTGATCGAAAATGCGGCAGAAGACCAACTCGACCTTATCGGTCAACTCTCCGGCCAGTATCGCCGCCTGGGCGGGCAGCGCCAGGAGCCAGCCGCAAAGCGAGCCGTGTTCGTGGCATTTTGTATCCCGCCACTTCTCGGGCGTGGGCGTGCCGCGCATTTCGATACTGGGCAGGAGATCCCGGTACTGGGCCTGGATGCGCTCACCCTGGGAGTCAATGCATAGGAGCTTCACTGGGCACCTCCGACATAGCCCTCGCCATTGTGGTCCGGCGTCGTGTCCCAATCGTAGCCCTTCGGCGTGCCGCAGCCGGCCAGCAGCAGGGCGGCAAGAATGGCGCAGAGGATCTTCATCGGCCCCTCCGTGCACGCTGGGCTGTTTCCTCGGTAGACGCCGGCGCCGCAGGCGTGCTGCTCTGGTTGTTGTTCACCGTGGAGTTGTCCATGAAGTACACGGGCGAGTTGTCGCCGGTCTGGATCGTGTAGGCCGTGGTGCTGTGCGTGGAGCTGCTCCCGCCGCTGTCCCCCAAGGCGTCATAAACCAGGTAGCCGGCCCCAAGATCGAGGACGGCCGCGAAACTGTGCATGAAGGGATGCTCGGTGACCTCGTCCAGAGCGAACAGGTCCACCCCCACCATGACCGACTTGCCCTCTACCTCGACGCGGACCGCGTCATGACGCTGCAGGAGCTGGTTCGTCAGCGCCGTGGCGCAGCCGGAGCTCAACAGGAGCCCCGTAGCGAACAGGAACGGGATCAGCTTTTTCATGGCGTTCTCCTAATCGTTCTTCGGATCACGGATACACGGCCGCTCGGCCAGGTTCTTCGAGAGGTTGTTGAGGGAGTCCGCGACCTTATCGAGGCTGGCCCGGTAATCCGCGCCCTGCCGGTACATGAGGTAGACGCAGAAGCAGCACACCGCGCCCAGGACAACCGTCACGGGCCACTTGCTCACGGCCTCGATGGCCTCGGGCGAAGCCGGAGCGGCGCTGGCCAGGGCGGCCAGGCTGCCGGCGGAGAATGCGATAGCTTTGGTAATCATGGGATCCACCTGTAGCGCCAAAGCAACCCCCAGCGGCCCGTGGCCGGCCGGTTCGAGATTCCGCCATACGTGAAGGAAGAGAACGGCCCCGCGTTGGTGTAGTAGCAGGAGGGGCCGATCACCACGCCGGCCTGATTGGTCAACTCCCCGGCCGTGTAGTCGTGGGTGATGGTGAACAGCTTGGTCGTGGTCGTGGCCGACGTGAGGGGATCGAATACCACATTCTCCATCCACCAGACATAGGGCGCGGCATTCGACCAGGACACCGGGGAAACGGCCCGGTACTCGAAAATGCAGTTGGTGTGGCCGATAAACGAAATGGGCTGGGGCCGCATGTCATAGAGCACAGCGGGGGCCGAAGAGACATCGGAGCCGACAAAGGCGAGCATATCCCAGCCGGAAAGCCCGGTGATGGAGTTATTGGTGACGCCGAACAGGAGAGCCACCCCCGCGCCGGCTCGTTGGACATAAAGCCCGCCACCGCCCCCAGACGACGAGGGGCTGAGTTGAATCCGCCACTCCGTGCTGGCCTCGGAAGCGGGCGGGAACGCCTGGGCCCACTCCCCCGTTCCGAACGTGGCGCGGTAGTGGACGGCCGTGGCGCCGTCGAGGTAGAGCGACCCGCGAATGAGCGCCGAATGGTCCACCAGGTTGAAGGTGTCCGGCCCGATGCTGATGCGGTTGGTGGGATAGCCAGTCATGTAGCCGGTCGGCGAAGGGAACTCGGCCGAGGGCGACGTGCAGGTGTTGCAGCCGTAGATCAGCGTCTCGGGCACGTCCGCACGGGCCCGATAACCGATGGCCATGTTCGAAGCCGAGCCCAGGGCATGATAGCCGATGGCCACACCGGAGTCGGAGCCATTGGCGCCAGAACCCAGAGCCGCGCCGTAGCGGCCGCCCCCGGCGCCCATGCCCACCGCAACGCCCGAATCGCTCACACTGGCATCCGCACCGATCGCCGTGCCGTTGGTGCTCGCCCGGGACGTGTAGCCGATCGCGGTGGCGGACGGGCCGGCGTCGGCGTACCAGCCCAGCGCGGCCCCCTGCCCCTGTGCCGACGCACGGAAACCCGCCGCAAGGCCATAGACCGAACGGGCATCCGCGCCGATTGCGACCGAGTAATTATCGGCAGCAGCCTGATAGCCCAGGGCCACGCCGTAGGTGTGCCCGGTGGCGTTGTAGCCCATGGCAACGCCATGATCGTTGCCGTTGGCCTGGTAGCCCACGGCCGCCCCATAGAGGCTGCCCACGCTGTAGAACCCCAGGACTGAACCGTACGTCGAGCCGTTGGCGTGGGAGCCGATGGCGAAGCCGCCGGCATCCGAGTTGGCCCAGGTGCCGATGGCCACGGCATCGCCGGAGCCCACGGCGCTGTTGCCGATAGTGACAAGCTCCCCGGCCCGGAAAGCGGTCCAGAACGGGTCCACTTCGGTAAGCTGGGTGCCGGGGTTCTCGGGCTTGACCCAGGCCGCAGGGGCGGCCGTGGCGCCCAGGAACAGGGCCAGCAGTGCCGCCAATACGGGCAGCGTGCGCTCGGCAGGCCGCTCTGGCTCGGGGTTGTAGCGGGGCGATGGACCGCCCTCGATGATGCCCGAGGTCACAAGGTAGCGGCCGTACACGAGCGTCCGCAGCGTGATCTCGGCCCGGATCATGGATTGGTTGGCCTCGGGGGCTACCGAGACGCCCATCTCCATGCAGAGCGTGAAGAAGATCATCGTCTCGGCCTGTCGCAGCAGCGACAGCGGTATCTTGCTCTCGTCCTCGTCGAGCTGGTTGACCGGATTGGACGCGACCAGGGCGCGGATCTCCG is part of the Kiritimatiellia bacterium genome and encodes:
- a CDS encoding S8/S53 family peptidase, which gives rise to MKLLCIDSQGERIQAQYRDLLPSIEMRGTPTPEKWRDTKCHEHGSLCGWLLALPAQAAILAGELTDKVELVFCRIFDQNARFIPGSEERILDVIREERPDVVSRSWGQWDMDDIMGEYYAQIEWADWAQRYAALQAEIGSLDVGAAGNDDDNDKDDDIVYPQRLLADCCIIGAAHRSGKPAAWSGDGAGVLCVMWGDRVYSPDATGRWCLWSGTSAATPKFAGAAALRRQQAREIKLTVMHEATRPSRAIYENMTHHAKWGFGNWEEAWQKYARLMPTELMPPPAPAGIQSLVEPIEFFEFRRLI